A stretch of DNA from Pontiella agarivorans:
ATACCGGCGGACATACAGAAAATCCCACGTACAAAGAGATCTGTTATAAAGATACCGGCCATGCCGAAGCGGTGGAGGTGATCTATGATCCCGGGAAAGTGTCGTATGAAGAGCTTTGTATTCATTTCTGGCGCCTGCACGATCCGACCACAATGAATCGTCAGGGGCCCGATCGCGGGTCGCAGTACCGCTCCGCCATTTTTTATCTGAATGATGCGCAGAAGGCAGCGGCCGAAAAGGTACTTCCGGAGGCGCAGAAGCGATGGAAAAAACCGATTGTCACGGAAATCACGAAGGCCTCTGCATTCTATCGGGCGGAAGAGT
This window harbors:
- the msrA gene encoding peptide-methionine (S)-S-oxide reductase MsrA is translated as MTLRLFVLCALGLAVAAGAAEKESEMEKAIFAAGCFWGVEALFEDLDGVESATSGYTGGHTENPTYKEICYKDTGHAEAVEVIYDPGKVSYEELCIHFWRLHDPTTMNRQGPDRGSQYRSAIFYLNDAQKAAAEKVLPEAQKRWKKPIVTEITKASAFYRAEEYHQDYFKKHGPHGCHYLRDW